From Rattus rattus isolate New Zealand chromosome 17, Rrattus_CSIRO_v1, whole genome shotgun sequence, the proteins below share one genomic window:
- the Ca7 gene encoding carbonic anhydrase 7: MTGHHCWGYGQDDGPSNWHKLYPIAQGDRQSPINIISSQAVYSPSLQPLELFYEACMSLSITNNGHSVQVDFNDSDDRTVVAGGPLEGPYRLKQLHFHWGKKRDVGSEHTVDGKSFPSELHLVHWNAKKYSTFGEAAAAPDGLAVVGIFLETGDEHPSMNRLTDALYMVRFKDTKAQFSCFNPKCLLPTSRHYWTYPGSLTTPPLSESVTWIVLREPIRISERQMEKFRSLLFTSEDDERIHMVNNFRPPQPLKGRVVKASFQS; the protein is encoded by the exons ATGACCGGCCACCACTGTTGGGGCTACGGCCAGGACGACG GCCCTTCAAATTGGCACAAGCTGTATCCCATCGCCCAGGGAGACCGCCAGTCACCCATCAATATCATATCCAGCCAGGCAGTGTACTCACCCAGCCTACAGCCACTGGAGCTTTTCTATGAAGCCTGCATGTCCCTCAGCATCACCAACAATGGCCACTCTGTTCAGGTGGACTTCAATGACAGTGATGACAGAACCG TGGTTGCCGGGGGCCCTCTGGAAGGGCCCTATCGTCTCAAGCAGCTCCACTTCCACTGGGGCAAGAAGCGTGACGTGGGCTCAGAGCACACAGTGGATGGCAAGTCCTTCCCCAGTGAG CTTCATCTGGTTCACTggaatgccaagaagtacagCACTTTTGGGGAGGCGGCTGCAGCCCCTGATGGCCTGGCTGTGGTTGGCATCTTCCTGGAG ACAGGAGACGAGCACCCGAGCATGAACCGCCTGACAGATGCACTCTACATGGTTCGGTTTAAG GACACCAAAGCCCAGTTCAGCTGCTTCAACCCCAAGTGCCTGCTGCCCACCAGCCGGCACTACTGGACCTATCCTGGCTCCCTAACCACACCCCCACTCAGCGAAAGTGTCACTTGGATTGTGCTCCGCGAGCCTATCAGAATCTCTGAGAGGCAG ATGGAGAAATTTCGGAGCCTGCTTTTCACCTCAGAGGACGATGAGAGGATTCATATGGTGAACAACTTCCGGCCACCACAGCCGCTTAAGGGCCGAGTGGTCAAAGCATCCTTCCAGTCCTGA